GTTCGTAAGTGGTCGGGTGCGCACGGCCGCGAGCAACTCGGCCAGGCGGTCGGTGGCCGAATCGAGGAGGTGTTCGCCCTCCGCCGCGGTGGCTTTGGTCGGGTCTCCGACCGTGCCGTTCTCCGTGAACTCGGCGGTGTCGTGGGCCAGGTTCTGGCCGCAGGTCCAGTCGCCCCAGCGTTCGGCGCCCGCCGTCGCCCCGGCTTCCAGGCGGTCCTCGCGGACGAGTTCGGGATAGGCATGCAACAGGAAGGAGGTCTCCAGTGGCCCGGCATGGCCCATGTCGAAGGTCGAGTCGGCCGCGTCGAACCACGTGAACGGGACGACGATCGCCTCCTCGGCGCGGGAGAGTCTGGCGGCGACCTCTCCGAGTGCCGCGACGTTCCCCCCGTGGCCGTTGACGAGGACGATCCGGTTCCAGCCGTGATGGATCAGCGACTCGGCGATCTCCCGCACGTAGGACCGAAACGTGTCCGGCGAGACCCAGAGCGAGCCGGTGAACTGCCGGTGTTCCTCGGAGATCCCGACCGGCACGGGCGGGGCGACCAGCACGTCCGGCTCCACTTTTTCGGCGGTCTCGCTGGCGACGGTCTCGGCCGCGAGGAAATCCGTGCCCATCGGATCGTGGGGCCCGTGCTGTTCGGTACTCCCCACTGGCAGCAGCGCGAGATCGGTCTCGGCTTCCTCGGCCTCGGTCCAGGTGTGCTCGTGGAGAT
This region of Halodesulfurarchaeum sp. HSR-GB genomic DNA includes:
- a CDS encoding creatininase family protein, which encodes MDLHEHTWTEAEEAETDLALLPVGSTEQHGPHDPMGTDFLAAETVASETAEKVEPDVLVAPPVPVGISEEHRQFTGSLWVSPDTFRSYVREIAESLIHHGWNRIVLVNGHGGNVAALGEVAARLSRAEEAIVVPFTWFDAADSTFDMGHAGPLETSFLLHAYPELVREDRLEAGATAGAERWGDWTCGQNLAHDTAEFTENGTVGDPTKATAAEGEHLLDSATDRLAELLAAVRTRPLTNPPHK